A window of Malania oleifera isolate guangnan ecotype guangnan chromosome 5, ASM2987363v1, whole genome shotgun sequence contains these coding sequences:
- the LOC131156016 gene encoding uncharacterized protein LOC131156016: MLHYEEIPPPTIAAVGEAQSPSQSSEPPPASTDVPSIIEPAGPPTSLLATIKSLKVEQGQLASHVTAVLVLHVDIPVPLAPLHMITAHAPPRASALSAAPPLHTPPATPTLPQPSPTTSMPPFAPASPESPMVSGSFSYEGGSASSPRFDAAYQSDIITPYDKFSDLRGGNFNYDVGWSNEKD, from the coding sequence ATGCTTCATTATGAGGAGATTCCACCACCAACCATTGCTGCTGTGGGTGAGGCCCAATCCCCTTCACAATCTAGTGAGCCACCTCCTGCCTCCACTGATGTACCATCCATTATAGAGCCAGCCGGTCCCCCAACTTCTCTGCTTGCGACAATAAAGTCTCTGAAGGTGGAGCAAGGCCAGCTTGCTTCTCATGTGACGGCGGTACTTGTCCTACATGTAGATATCCCAGTGCCTCTGGCACCTCTTCACATGATTACAGCACATGCTCCCCCACGTGCATCTGCTCTATCTGCAGCTCCTCCCTTGCATACTCCGCCAGCTACACCCACACTACCACAACCTTCTCCAACTACTAGCATGCCACCCTTTGCTCCAGCTTCACCTGAGTCACCGATGGTGTCTGGCAGTTTCTCTTATGAGGGTGGGTCTGCTTCGAGCCCGCGATTTGATGCGGCTTACCAATCTGACATCATTACACCATATGATAAGTTCAGCGATCTCAGGGGCGGCAATTTCAATTATGACGTTGGTTGGTCTAATGAGAAGGATTAG